In Bradyrhizobium sp. 200, the sequence CGCTGCGCTCTACCCCATCCTACGAGGTCATTCCGCTTAGCGGAAAACACGCGAGAATCCTCGCACGTCTTCGCCTTGCCGCTGCTGACCCCATGCGGCATGATCGCGCTGAAAATTTCAAAGCTGCAGACAATGCGGCGCGCGAACAGGGAGGCCTCCGTGAAAAGAGCAACAACGGGCATTGTCGCCGCGGTTCTGGCGATGTCGGCGACGGCCGCACTGGAGCAGAGCAAGCCGCTCAAGCTCGGCGGCATCCTCGACATGTCCGGGCTCTATGCCGATATCACCGGGCCGGGTTCGGAGACCGCCGCGAAGATGGCGGTGGAGGATTTTGGCGGCGAGGTGCTGGGACGCAAGGTCGAGATCGTTGCGGCCGATCATCTCAACAAGGCTGACCTTGCCGCCAGCATCGCGCGCGACATGTTCGACAATCAGGGTGTCGAGATGCTGTACGACGTGGCGGCGTCCGCGACCGCGCTCGCCGCCGGCGAGATCGCGAAAGCGCGCAACAAGATCGTGATGTATAGCGGGCCCGCTTCGATCCGCCTGAGCAACGAGGCCTGCGGTCCCTATACCGTGCATTATTCCTACGACACGTTTGCGCAGGCCAACGTCACCGGGCTCGCCACCGTCAAATCAGGGTTCGAGACCTGGTTCTTTCTCACCGCCGACTATGCCTTCGGCCAGGACCTGGAAAAGGACACCACCAATGTCGTGGTGAAGGCCGGCGGCAAGGTGCTTGGCGGCGTCAAGCATCCGCTCAATACGTCGGACTTCTCCTCGTTCCTGCTGCAGGCGCAGAGTTCGAAGGCGAAGGTCGTGGGCCTTGCCAATGCCGGCGGCGATACCATCAATGCGATCAAGCAGGCGGCGGAATTCGGACTGACCAAGAGCGGCGGTCAAAAGCTCTCGCCGCTGCTGGCCTTCGTGACCGACATCGACAGCGTCGGCTTAGAGACGGCGCAGGGCCTGCTGCTGGCGGAGGCGTTCTACTGGGACCTTAATGATGAGACGCGGGCGTTCTCAAAACGCTTCGTGGAGCGCGTCAAGCGGCCGCCGACCGCAGCGCAGGCCAGCGTCTATTCTTCCGTCCTTCACTACCTGAAGGCCGTGAAGGCCGCGGGCACCACGGACTCTGCCGCCGTCATGAAAATCATGAAGGAGACGCCGGTCAACGACATGTTCGCCAGGAACGGCAAGATCCGCGAGGATGGCCGCATGGTGCACGACATGTACCTGTTCGAGGTCAAGAAGCCCTCGGAATCGAAGGCGCGCTGGGACTATTACAAGCTTCTGGCCACCATCCCCGGCAGCGAGGCGTTTCAGCCGCTGGAAGCCTCGCGCTGTCCGCTGGTGAAGAAATAGAGCTGCCTGTTCGCCGTCATTGCGAGCGAAGCGAAGCAATCCATCTTGCGGCATCAAGAAAGATGGATTGCTTCGTCGCTTCGCTCCTCGCAATGACGATGTGAGGCCGGAATTCAAACGCAACAATAACGAAAGCACGACACATGAGCGCAAACGAAATGGTCCTCCAGAAGCTGGATTCTGGCTTGCTCACCATCACCATGAACCGCCCCGATCGGCGCAACGCGCTCAACCCGGACATGACGCGCGGGCTGGTGGAGGCGGCACGGCGGGCGGTGGAGGATCACGAGGTGCGCGCGGTGCTGATCAAGGGTGCCGGCGGCACGTTCTGCGTCGGCGGCGACGTCAAGTCGATGGCGGAGGGCAGGGCGCCGCTCGGTTTCGAGGCCAAGATGGCCAATCTGCGCCGCGGCATGGAAGTCTCGCGCATCCTGCACCAGATGCCAAAACCAGTGGTGGCGCAGCTCGATGGCGCCGCCGCCGGCGCGGGGCTGTCGATCGCGCTGTCCTGCGACCTGCGCGTCGCCAGCGCCTCCTGCAAGATCACGACCGCGTTCGCCAAGGTCGGTCTGTCAGGCGACTATGGCGGCACCTACTTCCTGACCCAGATGCTCGGCAGCGCCAAGGCGCGCGAATTGTACCTGACCTCGCCGGTGCTGAGTGCAACCGAGGCCTATAATCTCGGCATGGTGACAAAGGTGGTGCCGGACGCCGAGATCGATGCCGAGGCGCATGATCTTGCGATGTCGCTGGCGCAGGGGCCGTCGGTGACGCTGGGCTACATCAAGCGCAACATCAACAATGCCGAGGCGATGTCGCTGGAAGCCTGCTTCGACGCCGAGGCGATCCATCACTCGCGCTCGGGCGACACCGCCGATCACAAGGAAGCGGCGAAGGCCTTTGTCGAGAAGCGCAAGCCCGTGTTTCAGGGGCATTGAGATGGCCGGATATCTCAGGCTCCGACAAATCTGCCTGGTGGCGCCGCATCTGGAGCCGGTGATCTCGGACATTTCCGCGATCATGGGCCTCAATGTCTGCTACCGCGACGGCAACGTCGCCAAATACGGTCTGGAGAACGCGCTGCTGCCGGTCGATACGATTCTACTGGAAGTGGTGGCGCCGTTCCAGCCGGGCACCGCGGCGGGACGCTTCCTCGACAAGACCGGCGGCCGCGGCGGCTACATGGCGATTTTCTGCTGCGACGATCCCGACGCGCGCGGCAAACACGCCAACAGCATCGGCGTGCGCACCGCCAACGTCATCACGCATGCGCCTTACCACGGCGTGCAACTGCATCCGCGCGATTGCCGCGCTGCCTTCATCGAGTTCAATCACACCGATGGCAGCGACGATATTTTGGGAGTCTATCCGCCGGCAGGTCCCGACTGGCAGAAGGCGATCCGTAAAGATGTGACGCAGGCGCTGACAGGTGTTGAGATGCAGAGCCCGGATCCGCAAGGGCTGGCCGAGCACTGGGGGAAGATTCTGGGCGTTGCCGTCAGCAATGCAGGCGGCGAACCGGAGCTGAAACTGCCTAACGCCAGCTTCCGCTTCGTCAAGGGCGCGAGCGATCTGATGAGCGGGTTGACGTTCAAAGTTGCCGATATCGCGAAGGTTCGCGATGCGGCCAAGGCAAAGGGCTGCAACGTGTCGGGCGATACGTTCGGTCTTTGCGGCGTGACGTTCAAGCTGGTGGCGTGAGCGTTACGCTGGCAGACGCGGGTGCTGCTGCACTCCCTCTCCCGCTTGCGGGGGAGGGCCGGGGTGGGGGTGCCTCCGCGAGTGGCACTGCTCGTGTGGAGAGAGCTTCCCCCACCCGGATCGCATCTAACGATGCGATCCGACCTCCCCCGCAAGCGGGAGAGGTGCACTGAAGCTGCGGCGCGTCCGCCGTCCCTTAGTTCACCGTCCCTTGAAATTCGCGACACGGCGTTCCGCCGTGGCCCTGACGCCTTCCTTGAAATCCTCCGTCGCGCGCAGTTTGGTCTGCTCGGCGAGCTCGTGGTTGGTGGCGGCCATGACGCGGTCGGCGAGGCCGGCGCGCATGGTGGCGCGGGTCGAGATCAGGCCGAGCGGCGAGCATTCGGCGATTTCGGCTGCGAGCTTCATCGCCTCTGATCGCACCTGATCTTGCGGCACGCAGAGATTGGCAAGACCCATCCTCGTGGCGTCCTCGCCGGTGACGCGGCGGCTGGTGTAGAAAATCAGTTCCGCATTGTTCTTGCCGACCAGTTCGGGAAGTGTCGCGGTCAGGCCGAAGCCGGGATGAAAGCCGAGTTTTGTAAAATTGGCGGCGAAGCGCGCTTCGGGGCAGGTGACGCGGAAATCGGCGGATACCGCCAGCCCCAGCCCGCCGCCGATGGCGGCGCCATGGACGGCCGCGACGACCGGCTTCTTGTTGCGGAAGATGCGCACGGCCTGAACGTAGAGATGGTTGATCGGCAGGTTGGCGGCCGGGTCCTTTTGCGCGCTCTCTTCCTGCTCCTGCCGCTTCGGATCGGAGAAATCAGCGCCCGCGCAGAACGCCTTGCCTTGGGCTGCGAGCACCGAGGCGCGGATTTCGATGTCCTTGTCGAACTCTTCCAGCGCGTCCGCGATCTGGTTGATCAAGGAGACGTCGAAGAAGTTCAGCGGGGGTTTGCGGATCTCGATCAGGCCGACATGGCCGTGCTTTTCGACGCCGATATCAGTGTATTTGCTCATAAAGGTTTCCTCGTTGAATTAGCGCAGACCGAGCCCGCGCGCTCAGCGCAGACCAAGCCCGCGGGCGATGATGCCGCGCAGCACCTCGGTGGTGCCGCCCTGGATCGTCAGCTTGGGCGCGGTCTTGATGGCGAAGTCGAGCTGCTTTTCCAGTGTCTCGCGGTTGGTCGCGGTTTCCTCGACAAAGGCGGCGAGGTCGCGCACGCGGTGCGGCAATTGCTGCTCCCACACCGTGCCGATGTCTTTCACGATGGAGGCCTCCACCACCGGCTCCTTGCCAGCCTGCAGCATGCCCGCGACCGACACCGACATGCGCCGCATGGTGTGGACCTGCGCCACCAGGCGGCCGATGCCTTCGGCGCTGCGGGTGTCCGGGTTGGTGCCGACGGCCCGGACCAGTTCGGTCAGCACGTAATAGGTTTCGAGAAAACGTTCCGGGCCCGACCGTTCATAGGCCAGTTCGGAGGTCGCCTGCTTCCAGGCGCCGTCGATTTCGCCGAGCACGTGATCATCGGGAACGAAGAAGTCCGTGAACACCACCTCGTTGAATTCATACTGCCCGGTGATCTGGCCGATCGGATTCACCTGGATGCCCGGCTGCTTCATCTTGACCAGAAACTGCGTCAGGCCGTGACGGCGGTTCTCTTTAGTGGGCGGTGACGTCCGGAAGATCGCGATCATGTAATCGGCGATGTGGGCCGAGGAGGTCCAGATCTTGGTGCCGTTGATCAGGTAGCCGCCGTCGGTCTTGGTGGCGCGCGTCTTCGCCGCGAACAGATCGGAGCCGGAATTCGGCTCGCTCATGCCGATCGCGAAACATACTTCGCCGCGGCAGATGCGCGGCAGGATGTCCATCTTGATATTCTCGGGCGCGTATTTCAAAAGCACCGGGCCACTCTGGCGGTCGGCGACGAAGAAGCGCCGCGTTGGTGCATTCGCAACGCGCATCTCCTCGGTCACCACATAGCGCTCGAGGAACGAGCGCTCGTGGCCGCCATATTTCTTCGGCCAGGTCATGCCGAGCCAGCCGCGCGCGCCGACTTTTCGGGAAAATTCCGGCACGTCGGTGTCTTCGCGGTTCGGCTTGTGCGGATCGAAGGTGCCGGCGGCGATTTCCTCGGCGAGGAAGGCGCGCACTTCCTTGCGCAACTGCTCGCATTCGCTCGGCAGGCGGATCGGATCGAAACGGAGGGCTGCGGTCATTTAAAGTCTCGACTTCTAAGCAGGCAAATCGGTGTTGATGTCAGCGCGAGGCCACCAGCGGCCACAATTCATCGGCGCCTCTGCGAGCTACGAGCTTACCGAGCTCGACTGCCCAATAACTTTCGGAACCGAAATCGTCGCGCCAGGCGAGCGCACGCAGCGAATAGCGGTGCAGGATGTGCTCGATGGTGAAGCCGATCGCGCCATGCACCTGGTGGGCGATGCCGCCGCCTTTCTCCGCCGCTTCCGCGCAGCGGATCTTTGCCGCCACCGCTTCGAGAAACACTTCGTCGTTGAACGAAGTCGCGTTGGCGATGGCGTCCGCGGCCGAGGTGGCCGCGGCAAGCGCCGCCGCCGACTCGCCGGCGAGCCGCGCCAGATTGTGCTGCACCGCCTGGAATTTTGAGATCTTCTTTTCGAAGGCGACACGCTCGTTGGAGTAGCGCACGGAGATTTCCAGCATCGATTCCAGCGCGCCCGCGATCTGCAGGGATCGCGCGACGCCGCCCATCAGCATCAGCCGGGTCTGGTCGAAACCCTTGGGCGCCGGCTTGGTCGTGAGCGGCTGAACCTTGTCCAGCGTTACGGTGTCCGAATTGTCGCCGCCGAGGCCGAGCCCGGTTTCGATCCGGCACCTGGCTGCATCGACCAGCGCGATGGAGAGGCTGCCCTTCGCATCGCTGGCGAGTATCGCAAAATGCTTTGCCGCCTTGGCAAACGGCACGCTGCGCGCTTTGCCCGACAGGCTGCCATCGGCATTGACGGTAATCCGGTCCTTCGGGCTTGCGGGCACCACCGTCATCTCGCCATCGGGCGAAGTAATCCTGGCTTGCGCCAGCAGCCAGCCTGCCAGCATGGTCTCTGCGAGCGGCACGGCTAAAGCAAATCGCCCGGCGGCGCTGAGCACGCTGAAACCTTCGGCGAGCGAGGCGCCCGAACCGCCGCAATCTTCCGGCACCCACGATAGCGGCAGGCCGGCTTCCGTCAGCGCCTGCCAGAGCGGCGCTTTCCACGCGCCCTTGTTGTCGCGATTGATGGTTTGGGCATCGGCGAGATCGGCGAAGATTTTCTCCGCGGTCTCGGCAACGATGTTCTCACTCTCCGCCACAGCGTTCCCCGAAATTGATTGGCACCGGCCCGGCCGCTTTCGCCAAGCCTCGGGTGCGGTCTTTTCTTGCGCTTTATGATGGGCAAAAGCCATAGCCGTGACAAGCGCTGTCCGCAGGGCGGCATGAGGCGTTGGCATGAAGGCCATCAGGCAAAGAATAAATTCCGCGCAACGGATATCTTCGGATTTGCACGGCGTTCATCGCGGGATATGGTAGCCGTGAAGCCTGTCCACGGGCGGTTCGAAACCCAGCCAAAAGCAACAAGAGGAAATGCGGATGTCGAAGGATGGTTTGTGCGCGATTGTCACCGGTTCTGCCTCGGGCCTCGGGGCCGCCACCGCCGCCATTCTGGCCAAGGGCGGCGCGCGCATCGTCGTCAACTATTCCAACAGCAAGGCGGAAGCTGAAGCGACCGCCGACCTCTGCCGCAGCGCCGGCGCCGAAGTCGTCGTGGTGCAGGGCGACGTGTCGCGCGATGAAGACTGCAAGAAGATTGCGGCCGCGGCCGCGCCGTGGGGCGGTCTCGATGTGCTGGTCAACAATGCCGGCACCACCAAGCATGTGCCGCATCACGATCTCGACGGGCTAACGGCTGAGGATTTTCAGCGCATCTACGCCGTCAACACGATCGGCCCGTTCCAGATGATCCGCGCCGCGCGCGCGCAACTCGAAGCCGGCGCGAAGGCCTCCGGCAAGCCGTCGGCCGTCGTCAACGTGTCGTCGGTTGCCGGCATT encodes:
- a CDS encoding ABC transporter substrate-binding protein, producing the protein MKRATTGIVAAVLAMSATAALEQSKPLKLGGILDMSGLYADITGPGSETAAKMAVEDFGGEVLGRKVEIVAADHLNKADLAASIARDMFDNQGVEMLYDVAASATALAAGEIAKARNKIVMYSGPASIRLSNEACGPYTVHYSYDTFAQANVTGLATVKSGFETWFFLTADYAFGQDLEKDTTNVVVKAGGKVLGGVKHPLNTSDFSSFLLQAQSSKAKVVGLANAGGDTINAIKQAAEFGLTKSGGQKLSPLLAFVTDIDSVGLETAQGLLLAEAFYWDLNDETRAFSKRFVERVKRPPTAAQASVYSSVLHYLKAVKAAGTTDSAAVMKIMKETPVNDMFARNGKIREDGRMVHDMYLFEVKKPSESKARWDYYKLLATIPGSEAFQPLEASRCPLVKK
- a CDS encoding acyl-CoA dehydrogenase family protein, with the translated sequence MTAALRFDPIRLPSECEQLRKEVRAFLAEEIAAGTFDPHKPNREDTDVPEFSRKVGARGWLGMTWPKKYGGHERSFLERYVVTEEMRVANAPTRRFFVADRQSGPVLLKYAPENIKMDILPRICRGEVCFAIGMSEPNSGSDLFAAKTRATKTDGGYLINGTKIWTSSAHIADYMIAIFRTSPPTKENRRHGLTQFLVKMKQPGIQVNPIGQITGQYEFNEVVFTDFFVPDDHVLGEIDGAWKQATSELAYERSGPERFLETYYVLTELVRAVGTNPDTRSAEGIGRLVAQVHTMRRMSVSVAGMLQAGKEPVVEASIVKDIGTVWEQQLPHRVRDLAAFVEETATNRETLEKQLDFAIKTAPKLTIQGGTTEVLRGIIARGLGLR
- a CDS encoding enoyl-CoA hydratase gives rise to the protein MSANEMVLQKLDSGLLTITMNRPDRRNALNPDMTRGLVEAARRAVEDHEVRAVLIKGAGGTFCVGGDVKSMAEGRAPLGFEAKMANLRRGMEVSRILHQMPKPVVAQLDGAAAGAGLSIALSCDLRVASASCKITTAFAKVGLSGDYGGTYFLTQMLGSAKARELYLTSPVLSATEAYNLGMVTKVVPDAEIDAEAHDLAMSLAQGPSVTLGYIKRNINNAEAMSLEACFDAEAIHHSRSGDTADHKEAAKAFVEKRKPVFQGH
- a CDS encoding enoyl-CoA hydratase/isomerase family protein; protein product: MSKYTDIGVEKHGHVGLIEIRKPPLNFFDVSLINQIADALEEFDKDIEIRASVLAAQGKAFCAGADFSDPKRQEQEESAQKDPAANLPINHLYVQAVRIFRNKKPVVAAVHGAAIGGGLGLAVSADFRVTCPEARFAANFTKLGFHPGFGLTATLPELVGKNNAELIFYTSRRVTGEDATRMGLANLCVPQDQVRSEAMKLAAEIAECSPLGLISTRATMRAGLADRVMAATNHELAEQTKLRATEDFKEGVRATAERRVANFKGR
- a CDS encoding acyl-CoA dehydrogenase family protein, with translation MAESENIVAETAEKIFADLADAQTINRDNKGAWKAPLWQALTEAGLPLSWVPEDCGGSGASLAEGFSVLSAAGRFALAVPLAETMLAGWLLAQARITSPDGEMTVVPASPKDRITVNADGSLSGKARSVPFAKAAKHFAILASDAKGSLSIALVDAARCRIETGLGLGGDNSDTVTLDKVQPLTTKPAPKGFDQTRLMLMGGVARSLQIAGALESMLEISVRYSNERVAFEKKISKFQAVQHNLARLAGESAAALAAATSAADAIANATSFNDEVFLEAVAAKIRCAEAAEKGGGIAHQVHGAIGFTIEHILHRYSLRALAWRDDFGSESYWAVELGKLVARRGADELWPLVASR
- a CDS encoding SDR family oxidoreductase produces the protein MSKDGLCAIVTGSASGLGAATAAILAKGGARIVVNYSNSKAEAEATADLCRSAGAEVVVVQGDVSRDEDCKKIAAAAAPWGGLDVLVNNAGTTKHVPHHDLDGLTAEDFQRIYAVNTIGPFQMIRAARAQLEAGAKASGKPSAVVNVSSVAGISGGGSSVAYAASKGALNTMTQSLARALAPLIRVNTVCPGYIDTPWFTKGRGEAGAKAVRDAVVAKVPLKVASTAEDIAQLVCFLASPASSNMTGEFVRMDAGMHLVL